A genome region from Prionailurus viverrinus isolate Anna chromosome A3, UM_Priviv_1.0, whole genome shotgun sequence includes the following:
- the ZNF512B gene encoding zinc finger protein 512B isoform X2 — translation MEAGTKSDFLCCMTLQNWLSLMNQWKDEFKAHSRVKCPNSGCWLEFPSIYGLKYHYQRCQGGAISERLTFPCPFCEAAFTSKTQLEKHRIWNHMDRPLPAPKPGPVSRPVTISRPVGVSKPIGVSKPVTVGKPVGVSKPIGISKPVTVSRPVPVTKPVTVSRPVPVTKAITVSRPVPVTKPIPVTKSVPVTKPVPVTKAASLNKPVPVTKSVPVTKPVTINKPVPMTKLVTVTKPMPVTKPVTVSRPIVVSKPVTVSRPIAISRHTPPCKMVLLTKSENKTPRATGRSSGKKRAADSLDACPILPKQARPENGEYGPSTTGHTSAFQLSTDPGSSPLSLGSRPLGSKEAPRATGPVSPPEEGAERTKHRRKQKTPKKFTGEQPSISGTFGLKGLAKAEDKSRLHRAKKQEGPGPEDVRKKVLAPASTVSKDVPAPTAHPAPGGPEEQWQRAIHERGEAVCPTCNVVTRKTLVGLKKHMEVCQKLQDALKCQHCRKQFKSKAGLNYHTMAEHSAKPSDAEASEGSEQEERERLRKVLKQMGRLRCPQEGCGAAFSSLMGYQYHQRRCGKPPCEVDSPSFPCTHCGKTYRSKAGHDYHMRSEHTAPPPEEPEDKPPETEDLLGVERTPSGRIRRTSAQVAVFHLQEIAEDELARDWTKRRVKDDLVPETARLNYTRPGLPTLNPQLLEAWKNEVKEKGHVNCPNDCCEAIYSSVSGLKAHLASCSKGDHLVGKYCCLLCPKEFSSESGVKYHILKTHAENWFRTSADPLPKHRSQDSLAPKKEEKKSLAGGKKRGRKPKERTPEEPAPKMPPRRDDWPPGGRDKGARGSTGRKVGASKAPEK, via the exons ATGGAGGCCGGAACGAAGTCCGACTTCCTGTGCTGCATGACCCTCCAAAATTGG CTCTCCCTGATGAACCAGTGGAAAGATGAATTCAAGGCGCACTCAAGGGTGAAGTGTCCAAACTCAGGGTGCTGGCTGGAGTTCCCCAGCATCTACGGGCTCAAGTACCATTACCAGCGGTGCCAAGGG GGTGCCATCTCAGAGAGGCTGAcctttccctgccccttctgTGAGGCTGCGTTCACTTCCAAGACCCAGCTGGAGAAGCACCGGATTTGGAACCACATGGACCGACCCCTGCCTGCCCCTAAGCCTGGGCCGGTCAGCCGGCCGGTCACTATCAGCCGGCCCGTTGGGGTCAGCAAGCCCATTGGAGTGAGCAAACCTGTCACTGTTGGCAAACCCGTGGGTGTCAGCAAACCCATCGGCATCAGCAAGCCAGTGACGGTCAGCAGGCCTGTGCCGGTCACCAAGCCAGTGACAGTCAGCAGACCTGTGCCGGTCACCAAGGCTATCACGGTCAGCAGGCCTGTGCCAGTCACCAAACCCATACCGGTCACCAAGTCCGTGCCGGTCACCAAACCCGTGCCGGTCACCAAGGCAGCGAGTCTCAACAAGCCAGTGCCAGTCACCAAGTCCGTGCCGGTGACCAAACCAGTGACCATCAACAAACCGGTGCCGATGACAAAACTTGTGACAGTTACGAAACCCATGCCAGTCACGAAGCCGGTGACGGTCAGCAGGCCCATTGTGGTCAGTAAGCCAGTGACGGTCAGCAGGCCCATTGCCATCAGCAGACACACACCACCTTGCAAAATGGTGCTGCTGACCAAGTCCGAGAACAAAACTCCTCGAGCCACAGGGAGGAGCAGTGGTAAGAAAAG GGCTGCGGACAGCCTGGATGCATGCCCCATCCTGCCAAAGCAGGCGAGGCCGGAGAATGGGGAGTATGGCCCATCCACCACGGGCCACACCTCGGCCTTCCAGCTGAGCACAGACCCCGGCAGCAGCCCCCTTTCTCTGGGCAGCAGGCCCTTGGGGAGCAAGGAGGCACCGAGGGCCACAGGCCCTGTGTCCCCACCTGAGGAGGGAGCGGAGCGCACAAAGCACA gaaggaaacagaagacacCCAAGAAGTTTACAGGGGAGCAGCCGTCCATCTCAGGGACCTTCGGACTCAAAG GCCTGGCCAAGGCAGAGGACAAATCCCGCCTGCACCGTGCCAAGAAGCAGGAGGGGCCGGGCCCCGAGGATGTGCGCAAGAAGGTGCTGGCTCCTGCTAGCACGGTCAGCAAGGACGTGCCGGCCCCCACGGCCCACCCAGCTCCAG GTGGCCCTGAGGAGCAGTGGCAGCGGGCCATCCATGAACGGGGGGAGGCTGTCTGCCCCACCTGCAACGTGGTCACCCGAAAGACCCTCGTGGGGCTTAAGAAGCACATGGAGGTGTGTCAAAAG CTGCAGGATGCTCTCAAGTGCCAGCACTGCCGGAAACAGTTCAAGTCCAAGGCCGGCCTCAACTACCACACCATGGCAGAGCACAGCGCCAAG CCCTCTGACGCCGAGGCCTCGGAGGGGAGTGAGCAGGAGGAGCGGGAGCGGCTGCGCAAGGTGCTGAAGCAGATGGGGAGGCTGCGGTGCCCCCAGGAG GGCTGCGGGGCCGCCTTCTCCAGCCTCATGGGCTACCAGTACCACCAGCGACGCTGCGGAAAGCCTCCCTGTGAAGTGGACAGCCCTTCCTTTCCCTGCACCCACTGTGGAAAGACCTACCGCTCCAAGGCCGGACACGATTACCACATGCGCTCGGAGCACACGGCCCCA CCGCCTGAGGAACCTGAGGACAAGCCCCCCGAAACTGAGGACCTCTTGGGTGTGGAGCGGACCCCCAGCGGCCGCATCCGCCGCACGTCAGCCCAGGTTGCCGTGTTCCACCTGCAAGAGATTGCAGAGGACGAACTGGCTCGAGACTGGACCAAGCGGCGGGTGAAGGATGACTTAGTACCTGAGACTGCCCGG CTCAACTATACTCGGCCAGGCCTCCCCACACTTAACCCCCAGTTGTTGGAGGCGTGGAAGAATGAAGTCAAGGAGAAAGGCCACGTCAACTGCCCCAATGAC TGCTGTGAAGCCATCTACTCCAGTGTGTCCGGCCTTAAGGCCCATCTCGCCAGCTGCAGCAAG GGAGACCACCTGGTGGGAAAGTACTGCTGTCTGCTGTGTCCAAAGGAGTTCAGCTCTGAGAGTGGCGTCAAGTATCACATCCTCAAGACCCATGCAGAG AACTGGTTCCGTACTTCGGCTGACCCACTTCCCAAACACAGGAGCCAGGACTCACTGGCAcccaagaaggaagagaagaagagtcTGGCAGGTGGGAAGAAGCGAGGCCGAAAGCCCAAGGAGCGGACCCCTGAGGAGCCCGCACCCAAGATGCCCCCACGTCGAGACGActggcccccaggaggcagagacaaaggggCCCGGGGCTCCACTGGCCGGAAGGTGGGAGCCAGCAAAGCTCCTGAGAAGTGA
- the ZNF512B gene encoding zinc finger protein 512B isoform X1 — translation MTDPFCVGGGRRLPGSTKSGPGKDGGRNEVRLPVLHDPPKLGMPVVRGGQTVPSQSPLCFDPGSPASDRTEGKKKGRPKAENQALRDIPLSLMNQWKDEFKAHSRVKCPNSGCWLEFPSIYGLKYHYQRCQGGAISERLTFPCPFCEAAFTSKTQLEKHRIWNHMDRPLPAPKPGPVSRPVTISRPVGVSKPIGVSKPVTVGKPVGVSKPIGISKPVTVSRPVPVTKPVTVSRPVPVTKAITVSRPVPVTKPIPVTKSVPVTKPVPVTKAASLNKPVPVTKSVPVTKPVTINKPVPMTKLVTVTKPMPVTKPVTVSRPIVVSKPVTVSRPIAISRHTPPCKMVLLTKSENKTPRATGRSSGKKRAADSLDACPILPKQARPENGEYGPSTTGHTSAFQLSTDPGSSPLSLGSRPLGSKEAPRATGPVSPPEEGAERTKHRRKQKTPKKFTGEQPSISGTFGLKGLAKAEDKSRLHRAKKQEGPGPEDVRKKVLAPASTVSKDVPAPTAHPAPGGPEEQWQRAIHERGEAVCPTCNVVTRKTLVGLKKHMEVCQKLQDALKCQHCRKQFKSKAGLNYHTMAEHSAKPSDAEASEGSEQEERERLRKVLKQMGRLRCPQEGCGAAFSSLMGYQYHQRRCGKPPCEVDSPSFPCTHCGKTYRSKAGHDYHMRSEHTAPPPEEPEDKPPETEDLLGVERTPSGRIRRTSAQVAVFHLQEIAEDELARDWTKRRVKDDLVPETARLNYTRPGLPTLNPQLLEAWKNEVKEKGHVNCPNDCCEAIYSSVSGLKAHLASCSKGDHLVGKYCCLLCPKEFSSESGVKYHILKTHAENWFRTSADPLPKHRSQDSLAPKKEEKKSLAGGKKRGRKPKERTPEEPAPKMPPRRDDWPPGGRDKGARGSTGRKVGASKAPEK, via the exons ATGACCGATCCCTTCTGTGTTGGAGGAGGCCGCCGGCTCCCAGGATCCACCAAGAGTGGACCTGGGAAGGATGGAGGCCGGAACGAAGTCCGACTTCCTGTGCTGCATGACCCTCCAAAATTGG GGATGCCGGTGGTCCGGGGCGGGCAGACAGTGCCCAGCCAGAGCCCACTCTGCTTTGACCCGGGGAGTCCAGCCAGTGACAGGacggaagggaagaaaaaggggcGTCCAAAAGCCGAGAACCAGGCCCTCCGAGACATTCCT CTCTCCCTGATGAACCAGTGGAAAGATGAATTCAAGGCGCACTCAAGGGTGAAGTGTCCAAACTCAGGGTGCTGGCTGGAGTTCCCCAGCATCTACGGGCTCAAGTACCATTACCAGCGGTGCCAAGGG GGTGCCATCTCAGAGAGGCTGAcctttccctgccccttctgTGAGGCTGCGTTCACTTCCAAGACCCAGCTGGAGAAGCACCGGATTTGGAACCACATGGACCGACCCCTGCCTGCCCCTAAGCCTGGGCCGGTCAGCCGGCCGGTCACTATCAGCCGGCCCGTTGGGGTCAGCAAGCCCATTGGAGTGAGCAAACCTGTCACTGTTGGCAAACCCGTGGGTGTCAGCAAACCCATCGGCATCAGCAAGCCAGTGACGGTCAGCAGGCCTGTGCCGGTCACCAAGCCAGTGACAGTCAGCAGACCTGTGCCGGTCACCAAGGCTATCACGGTCAGCAGGCCTGTGCCAGTCACCAAACCCATACCGGTCACCAAGTCCGTGCCGGTCACCAAACCCGTGCCGGTCACCAAGGCAGCGAGTCTCAACAAGCCAGTGCCAGTCACCAAGTCCGTGCCGGTGACCAAACCAGTGACCATCAACAAACCGGTGCCGATGACAAAACTTGTGACAGTTACGAAACCCATGCCAGTCACGAAGCCGGTGACGGTCAGCAGGCCCATTGTGGTCAGTAAGCCAGTGACGGTCAGCAGGCCCATTGCCATCAGCAGACACACACCACCTTGCAAAATGGTGCTGCTGACCAAGTCCGAGAACAAAACTCCTCGAGCCACAGGGAGGAGCAGTGGTAAGAAAAG GGCTGCGGACAGCCTGGATGCATGCCCCATCCTGCCAAAGCAGGCGAGGCCGGAGAATGGGGAGTATGGCCCATCCACCACGGGCCACACCTCGGCCTTCCAGCTGAGCACAGACCCCGGCAGCAGCCCCCTTTCTCTGGGCAGCAGGCCCTTGGGGAGCAAGGAGGCACCGAGGGCCACAGGCCCTGTGTCCCCACCTGAGGAGGGAGCGGAGCGCACAAAGCACA gaaggaaacagaagacacCCAAGAAGTTTACAGGGGAGCAGCCGTCCATCTCAGGGACCTTCGGACTCAAAG GCCTGGCCAAGGCAGAGGACAAATCCCGCCTGCACCGTGCCAAGAAGCAGGAGGGGCCGGGCCCCGAGGATGTGCGCAAGAAGGTGCTGGCTCCTGCTAGCACGGTCAGCAAGGACGTGCCGGCCCCCACGGCCCACCCAGCTCCAG GTGGCCCTGAGGAGCAGTGGCAGCGGGCCATCCATGAACGGGGGGAGGCTGTCTGCCCCACCTGCAACGTGGTCACCCGAAAGACCCTCGTGGGGCTTAAGAAGCACATGGAGGTGTGTCAAAAG CTGCAGGATGCTCTCAAGTGCCAGCACTGCCGGAAACAGTTCAAGTCCAAGGCCGGCCTCAACTACCACACCATGGCAGAGCACAGCGCCAAG CCCTCTGACGCCGAGGCCTCGGAGGGGAGTGAGCAGGAGGAGCGGGAGCGGCTGCGCAAGGTGCTGAAGCAGATGGGGAGGCTGCGGTGCCCCCAGGAG GGCTGCGGGGCCGCCTTCTCCAGCCTCATGGGCTACCAGTACCACCAGCGACGCTGCGGAAAGCCTCCCTGTGAAGTGGACAGCCCTTCCTTTCCCTGCACCCACTGTGGAAAGACCTACCGCTCCAAGGCCGGACACGATTACCACATGCGCTCGGAGCACACGGCCCCA CCGCCTGAGGAACCTGAGGACAAGCCCCCCGAAACTGAGGACCTCTTGGGTGTGGAGCGGACCCCCAGCGGCCGCATCCGCCGCACGTCAGCCCAGGTTGCCGTGTTCCACCTGCAAGAGATTGCAGAGGACGAACTGGCTCGAGACTGGACCAAGCGGCGGGTGAAGGATGACTTAGTACCTGAGACTGCCCGG CTCAACTATACTCGGCCAGGCCTCCCCACACTTAACCCCCAGTTGTTGGAGGCGTGGAAGAATGAAGTCAAGGAGAAAGGCCACGTCAACTGCCCCAATGAC TGCTGTGAAGCCATCTACTCCAGTGTGTCCGGCCTTAAGGCCCATCTCGCCAGCTGCAGCAAG GGAGACCACCTGGTGGGAAAGTACTGCTGTCTGCTGTGTCCAAAGGAGTTCAGCTCTGAGAGTGGCGTCAAGTATCACATCCTCAAGACCCATGCAGAG AACTGGTTCCGTACTTCGGCTGACCCACTTCCCAAACACAGGAGCCAGGACTCACTGGCAcccaagaaggaagagaagaagagtcTGGCAGGTGGGAAGAAGCGAGGCCGAAAGCCCAAGGAGCGGACCCCTGAGGAGCCCGCACCCAAGATGCCCCCACGTCGAGACGActggcccccaggaggcagagacaaaggggCCCGGGGCTCCACTGGCCGGAAGGTGGGAGCCAGCAAAGCTCCTGAGAAGTGA
- the ZNF512B gene encoding zinc finger protein 512B isoform X3: MTDPFCVGGGRRLPGSTKSGPGKDGGRNEVRLPVLHDPPKLGMPVVRGGQTVPSQSPLCFDPGSPASDRTEGKKKGRPKAENQALRDIPLSLMNQWKDEFKAHSRVKCPNSGCWLEFPSIYGLKYHYQRCQGGAISERLTFPCPFCEAAFTSKTQLEKHRIWNHMDRPLPAPKPGPVSRPVTISRPVGVSKPIGVSKPVTVGKPVGVSKPIGISKPVTVSRPVPVTKPVTVSRPVPVTKAITVSRPVPVTKPIPVTKSVPVTKPVPVTKAASLNKPVPVTKSVPVTKPVTINKPVPMTKLVTVTKPMPVTKPVTVSRPIVVSKPVTVSRPIAISRHTPPCKMVLLTKSENKTPRATGRSSGKKRAADSLDACPILPKQARPENGEYGPSTTGHTSAFQLSTDPGSSPLSLGSRPLGSKEAPRATGPVSPPEEGAERTKHRRKQKTPKKFTGEQPSISGTFGLKGLAKAEDKSRLHRAKKQEGPGPEDVRKKVLAPASTVSKDVPAPTAHPAPGGPEEQWQRAIHERGEAVCPTCNVVTRKTLVGLKKHMEVCQKLQDALKCQHCRKQFKSKAGLNYHTMAEHSAKPSDAEASEGSEQEERERLRKVLKQMGRLRCPQEGCGAAFSSLMGYQYHQRRCGKPPCEVDSPSFPCTHCGKTYRSKAGHDYHMRSEHTAPPPEEPEDKPPETEDLLGVERTPSGRIRRTSAQVAVFHLQEIAEDELARDWTKRRVKDDLVPETARLNYTRPGLPTLNPQLLEAWKNEVKEKGHVNCPNDCCEAIYSSVSGLKAHLASCSKRGQLRGPATQKP, translated from the exons ATGACCGATCCCTTCTGTGTTGGAGGAGGCCGCCGGCTCCCAGGATCCACCAAGAGTGGACCTGGGAAGGATGGAGGCCGGAACGAAGTCCGACTTCCTGTGCTGCATGACCCTCCAAAATTGG GGATGCCGGTGGTCCGGGGCGGGCAGACAGTGCCCAGCCAGAGCCCACTCTGCTTTGACCCGGGGAGTCCAGCCAGTGACAGGacggaagggaagaaaaaggggcGTCCAAAAGCCGAGAACCAGGCCCTCCGAGACATTCCT CTCTCCCTGATGAACCAGTGGAAAGATGAATTCAAGGCGCACTCAAGGGTGAAGTGTCCAAACTCAGGGTGCTGGCTGGAGTTCCCCAGCATCTACGGGCTCAAGTACCATTACCAGCGGTGCCAAGGG GGTGCCATCTCAGAGAGGCTGAcctttccctgccccttctgTGAGGCTGCGTTCACTTCCAAGACCCAGCTGGAGAAGCACCGGATTTGGAACCACATGGACCGACCCCTGCCTGCCCCTAAGCCTGGGCCGGTCAGCCGGCCGGTCACTATCAGCCGGCCCGTTGGGGTCAGCAAGCCCATTGGAGTGAGCAAACCTGTCACTGTTGGCAAACCCGTGGGTGTCAGCAAACCCATCGGCATCAGCAAGCCAGTGACGGTCAGCAGGCCTGTGCCGGTCACCAAGCCAGTGACAGTCAGCAGACCTGTGCCGGTCACCAAGGCTATCACGGTCAGCAGGCCTGTGCCAGTCACCAAACCCATACCGGTCACCAAGTCCGTGCCGGTCACCAAACCCGTGCCGGTCACCAAGGCAGCGAGTCTCAACAAGCCAGTGCCAGTCACCAAGTCCGTGCCGGTGACCAAACCAGTGACCATCAACAAACCGGTGCCGATGACAAAACTTGTGACAGTTACGAAACCCATGCCAGTCACGAAGCCGGTGACGGTCAGCAGGCCCATTGTGGTCAGTAAGCCAGTGACGGTCAGCAGGCCCATTGCCATCAGCAGACACACACCACCTTGCAAAATGGTGCTGCTGACCAAGTCCGAGAACAAAACTCCTCGAGCCACAGGGAGGAGCAGTGGTAAGAAAAG GGCTGCGGACAGCCTGGATGCATGCCCCATCCTGCCAAAGCAGGCGAGGCCGGAGAATGGGGAGTATGGCCCATCCACCACGGGCCACACCTCGGCCTTCCAGCTGAGCACAGACCCCGGCAGCAGCCCCCTTTCTCTGGGCAGCAGGCCCTTGGGGAGCAAGGAGGCACCGAGGGCCACAGGCCCTGTGTCCCCACCTGAGGAGGGAGCGGAGCGCACAAAGCACA gaaggaaacagaagacacCCAAGAAGTTTACAGGGGAGCAGCCGTCCATCTCAGGGACCTTCGGACTCAAAG GCCTGGCCAAGGCAGAGGACAAATCCCGCCTGCACCGTGCCAAGAAGCAGGAGGGGCCGGGCCCCGAGGATGTGCGCAAGAAGGTGCTGGCTCCTGCTAGCACGGTCAGCAAGGACGTGCCGGCCCCCACGGCCCACCCAGCTCCAG GTGGCCCTGAGGAGCAGTGGCAGCGGGCCATCCATGAACGGGGGGAGGCTGTCTGCCCCACCTGCAACGTGGTCACCCGAAAGACCCTCGTGGGGCTTAAGAAGCACATGGAGGTGTGTCAAAAG CTGCAGGATGCTCTCAAGTGCCAGCACTGCCGGAAACAGTTCAAGTCCAAGGCCGGCCTCAACTACCACACCATGGCAGAGCACAGCGCCAAG CCCTCTGACGCCGAGGCCTCGGAGGGGAGTGAGCAGGAGGAGCGGGAGCGGCTGCGCAAGGTGCTGAAGCAGATGGGGAGGCTGCGGTGCCCCCAGGAG GGCTGCGGGGCCGCCTTCTCCAGCCTCATGGGCTACCAGTACCACCAGCGACGCTGCGGAAAGCCTCCCTGTGAAGTGGACAGCCCTTCCTTTCCCTGCACCCACTGTGGAAAGACCTACCGCTCCAAGGCCGGACACGATTACCACATGCGCTCGGAGCACACGGCCCCA CCGCCTGAGGAACCTGAGGACAAGCCCCCCGAAACTGAGGACCTCTTGGGTGTGGAGCGGACCCCCAGCGGCCGCATCCGCCGCACGTCAGCCCAGGTTGCCGTGTTCCACCTGCAAGAGATTGCAGAGGACGAACTGGCTCGAGACTGGACCAAGCGGCGGGTGAAGGATGACTTAGTACCTGAGACTGCCCGG CTCAACTATACTCGGCCAGGCCTCCCCACACTTAACCCCCAGTTGTTGGAGGCGTGGAAGAATGAAGTCAAGGAGAAAGGCCACGTCAACTGCCCCAATGAC TGCTGTGAAGCCATCTACTCCAGTGTGTCCGGCCTTAAGGCCCATCTCGCCAGCTGCAGCAAG CGGGGGCAGCTCAGAGGTCCTGCCACACAGAAGCCTTGA